A section of the Sporichthyaceae bacterium genome encodes:
- the pstB gene encoding phosphate ABC transporter ATP-binding protein PstB: MSKRIDLSGLSVFYGRFRAVDDVNMQMEPRSVTAFIGPSGCGKSTLLRSLNRMHELSSGGRVEGKVLLDGTDLYASNIDPVSVRRTIGMVFQRPNPFPTMSIFENVASGLKLNGVRDKKRVTETVEKSLQGSNLWNEVKDRLSKPASGLSGGQQQRLCIARAIAVEPQVLLMDEPCSALDPISTLAIEDLIAELKQRFTIVIVTHNMQQAARVSDATAFFNIAGTGKPGKLIEMDSTSRIFSTPSEKATEDYISGRFG, translated from the coding sequence ATGTCCAAACGCATCGATCTGTCGGGCCTGTCGGTCTTCTACGGCCGCTTCCGCGCCGTCGACGACGTGAACATGCAGATGGAGCCCCGGTCGGTGACCGCGTTCATCGGCCCGTCCGGGTGCGGCAAGTCCACGTTGCTGCGCAGCCTCAACCGCATGCACGAGCTGTCCAGCGGCGGCCGGGTCGAGGGCAAGGTCCTGCTCGACGGCACCGACCTGTACGCCTCGAACATCGACCCGGTCTCGGTGCGGCGCACGATCGGCATGGTCTTCCAGCGGCCGAACCCGTTCCCGACCATGTCGATCTTCGAGAACGTCGCGTCCGGGCTGAAGCTGAACGGCGTACGCGACAAGAAGCGAGTCACCGAGACCGTCGAGAAGTCGTTGCAGGGTTCGAACCTCTGGAACGAGGTCAAGGACCGGCTGAGCAAGCCCGCCTCCGGCCTGTCCGGCGGTCAGCAGCAACGGTTGTGCATCGCCCGCGCGATCGCGGTCGAGCCGCAGGTGCTGCTGATGGACGAGCCGTGCTCGGCGCTAGACCCGATCTCCACCCTGGCGATCGAGGACCTGATCGCCGAACTCAAGCAGCGCTTCACGATCGTGATCGTCACGCACAACATGCAGCAGGCCGCCCGCGTCTCCGACGCGACGGCGTTCTTCAACATCGCCGGCACCGGCAAGCCGGGCAAGCTCATCGAGATGGACTCGACCTCGCGGATCTTCTCGACGCCGTCGGAGAAGGCCACCGAGGACTACATCTCGGGACGCTTCGGCTGA
- the pstA gene encoding phosphate ABC transporter permease PstA, translating to MSQDLAAAPPGRAANDKARSAELFTPAAASRKIADQAATVAVTAAFVVALIPLVWVLWTVVTRGAKAVFAAGWWTHSENGITYRQFGGGAYHAIIGSVLQVLVCSMIAVPVALMTAIYLVEYGKGSSRLANAVAFMVDVLTGIPSIVAALFIYALVITTLGFQRQGFAVSLALVLLMIPVVVRTTEEMLKLVPNDLREASLALGVPQWKTIVRIVIPTALPGIITGIMLGIARVIGETAPLLILVGYSKAINTNLFHGFQGSLPTMIVNEATNFTLPASADRVWGAALTLILIVLALSVGARLVARLTSVKK from the coding sequence GTGAGTCAGGACCTCGCAGCGGCTCCGCCCGGCCGGGCCGCGAACGACAAGGCCCGCAGCGCCGAACTGTTCACCCCTGCGGCGGCCAGTCGCAAGATCGCCGACCAGGCCGCGACGGTTGCGGTCACCGCCGCGTTCGTGGTGGCGCTGATCCCGCTGGTCTGGGTGCTGTGGACCGTGGTGACCCGCGGGGCGAAGGCCGTGTTCGCCGCCGGCTGGTGGACCCATTCGGAGAACGGCATCACCTACCGCCAGTTCGGCGGCGGCGCCTACCACGCGATCATCGGTTCGGTCCTGCAGGTACTGGTCTGCTCGATGATCGCCGTGCCGGTGGCGCTGATGACCGCGATCTACCTGGTCGAGTACGGCAAGGGCAGCTCGCGCCTGGCGAACGCGGTCGCGTTCATGGTCGACGTGCTCACCGGCATCCCGTCGATCGTCGCGGCGCTGTTCATCTACGCCTTGGTCATCACCACGCTGGGCTTCCAGCGACAGGGTTTCGCGGTCTCGCTGGCCCTGGTGCTGCTGATGATCCCGGTGGTCGTGCGGACCACCGAGGAGATGTTGAAGCTGGTCCCGAACGACCTGCGTGAGGCGTCTCTCGCCCTCGGTGTCCCGCAGTGGAAGACGATCGTCCGGATCGTGATCCCGACGGCGCTGCCGGGGATCATCACCGGGATCATGCTCGGCATCGCCCGAGTCATCGGTGAGACCGCACCGCTGCTGATCCTGGTCGGCTACTCGAAGGCCATCAACACCAACCTGTTCCACGGCTTCCAGGGTTCGCTGCCGACGATGATCGTCAACGAGGCCACCAACTTCACGCTCCCGGCATCCGCCGACCGCGTCTGGGGAGCTGCTCTGACCCTGATCCTCATCGTGCTGGCGTTGAGCGTCGGGGCTCGTCTGGTCGCCCGCCTCACCAGCGTGAAGAAATAG
- the pstS gene encoding phosphate ABC transporter substrate-binding protein PstS, with product MKFRRHGRLPVLIAAGLTLAACGTDSNTASSSGSSTGSSSSSTASSSTQGGATTAGITCGTGTLNGEGSTAQANAISQWISNYQAQCKGSTINYNGTGSGAGIKQFLGGQVDWAGSDAALNPTTEAPLAKQHCGGNDAWNLPMAVGPIAVSYNVSGLSDGLVLDGPTIAKIFTGKITKWNDPAIAALNSGVTLPEKDIKVFFRSDDSGTTQNFENYLAAAGGGAYTGTPAKQFNGGVGEGQAKSAGVQQAIKATDGGIGYLEYSFAKDGNLSIAKVATSSGGTPVALSADSAGSALTAATPVGTGNDLSMKLDYATTAAGAYPIVLVTYEIVCSKGMAADKTALLKGFLNYTASSAGQQAITSLGYGVLPADLAAKVATALAAITSG from the coding sequence GTGAAGTTTCGCCGCCACGGACGCCTGCCTGTCCTGATCGCCGCCGGCCTCACGCTGGCCGCCTGCGGTACCGACAGCAACACCGCCTCGTCGTCCGGCTCGAGCACCGGATCCAGTTCGTCGTCCACCGCCTCCTCGAGCACCCAGGGCGGCGCCACCACCGCGGGTATCACCTGCGGCACCGGCACGCTGAACGGTGAGGGATCGACGGCCCAGGCCAACGCCATCAGCCAGTGGATCTCGAACTACCAGGCCCAGTGCAAGGGCTCCACAATCAACTACAACGGCACCGGGTCCGGCGCCGGCATCAAGCAGTTCCTCGGCGGTCAGGTGGACTGGGCCGGATCCGACGCCGCGCTGAACCCCACCACCGAGGCCCCACTGGCCAAGCAGCACTGCGGTGGGAACGACGCCTGGAACCTGCCGATGGCCGTCGGCCCGATCGCGGTGTCCTACAACGTCTCCGGCCTGTCGGACGGCCTGGTCCTGGACGGTCCGACGATCGCGAAGATCTTCACCGGCAAGATCACCAAGTGGAACGACCCGGCGATCGCCGCCCTCAACTCGGGCGTCACGCTGCCGGAGAAGGACATCAAGGTCTTCTTCCGGTCGGACGACTCCGGCACCACGCAGAACTTCGAGAACTACCTGGCGGCGGCCGGCGGCGGTGCCTACACCGGCACCCCGGCCAAGCAGTTCAACGGCGGCGTCGGTGAGGGCCAGGCCAAGTCGGCCGGTGTCCAGCAGGCGATCAAGGCCACCGACGGCGGCATCGGGTACCTCGAGTACTCCTTCGCCAAGGACGGCAACCTCTCGATCGCCAAGGTGGCGACCAGCAGCGGCGGCACCCCGGTCGCGTTGTCCGCGGACAGCGCGGGCTCCGCCCTGACGGCCGCCACCCCGGTCGGCACCGGCAACGACCTGTCGATGAAGTTGGACTACGCCACCACCGCGGCGGGCGCATATCCGATCGTCCTGGTGACCTACGAGATCGTCTGCTCGAAGGGCATGGCGGCCGACAAGACCGCGCTGCTCAAGGGCTTCCTGAACTACACCGCCTCCTCGGCCGGCCAGCAGGCCATCACCAGCCTGGGCTACGGCGTCCTTCCGGCGGACCTGGCCGCGAAGGTCGCCACCGCCCTGGCCGCCATCACCAGTGGCTGA
- a CDS encoding RNA degradosome polyphosphate kinase produces the protein MSVEAAGRTGPSEESSTALPNDRFLEREASWLDFNIRVLDLAEDPATPLLERARFLAIYASNIDEFFMVRVAGFRRRIAAGVAVTSVSGHQPREILEGIWERTQAAALRASHCFRDHLLPELAKNDIEILRWEELSPAEKDDLLILFRDRVFPVLTPLAVDPAHPFPYISGLSLNLAVVVRNPSSGRVNFARVKVPPSLPRFITVAPQRFVPLEDVIAAHLTELFPGMTVEAHHAFRVTRTADFEVEEDDAENLLQAIERELMRRRFGPPVRLEVEETIDPVVRDLLVRELGVSENEVFPLPGPLDLTGLHAIADIDRSELKFQPFVPSTHPHLAEVESAKPADIFAAVRQRDVLLHHPYDSFSTSVQAFIEQAAADPNVLAIKQTLYRTSGDSPIVDALIDAAEEGKQVVALVELKARFDERANIVWARKLEQVGCHVAYGQVGLKTHAKLALVVRQEGDQLRRYCHIGTGNYNPRTARSYEDFGLLTADPLIAEDVANLFNALSGYSRGTSYRRLLVAPHSVRAGIVERIEAEIAHHRAGRRAHVQIKCNSLVDEATIDALYRASMAGVPVDLWIRGICAIRPGVAGLSENIRVRSILGRFLEHSRIFAFAGGGRAEVWIGSADMMHRNLDRRVETLVRLGSPDHVVELAQLMATAFSDEVAAWHLGSDGKWTRRHIDAEGNPLTDLQDYLIRVKARRRATPA, from the coding sequence GTGAGCGTGGAGGCGGCCGGGCGAACCGGGCCGAGCGAAGAGAGTTCCACGGCCCTGCCGAACGACCGGTTCCTGGAGCGCGAGGCCAGCTGGCTGGACTTCAACATCCGCGTGCTCGACCTCGCCGAGGATCCGGCTACCCCGCTGCTGGAGCGGGCCCGCTTCCTGGCCATCTACGCCTCGAACATCGACGAGTTCTTCATGGTCCGCGTCGCCGGCTTCCGGCGCCGCATCGCCGCGGGCGTCGCGGTGACCTCGGTCAGCGGGCACCAGCCCCGGGAGATCCTGGAGGGGATCTGGGAGCGCACCCAGGCCGCCGCACTACGGGCCTCGCACTGCTTCCGCGACCACCTGCTGCCCGAGCTGGCCAAGAACGACATCGAGATCCTGCGCTGGGAGGAGCTGTCCCCGGCGGAGAAGGACGACCTGCTGATCCTGTTCCGCGACCGGGTCTTCCCGGTGCTGACCCCGTTGGCGGTCGATCCGGCGCACCCGTTCCCGTACATCTCCGGGCTGTCGCTGAACCTGGCCGTGGTGGTGCGCAACCCGTCGTCCGGGCGGGTCAACTTCGCCCGGGTCAAGGTGCCGCCGTCGCTGCCGCGATTCATCACGGTCGCGCCGCAGCGGTTCGTCCCGCTGGAGGACGTGATCGCCGCGCACCTGACCGAGCTGTTCCCGGGAATGACCGTCGAGGCGCACCACGCGTTCCGGGTGACCCGGACCGCCGACTTCGAGGTCGAGGAGGACGACGCCGAGAACCTGCTCCAAGCCATCGAGCGGGAGCTGATGCGGCGTCGGTTCGGCCCGCCGGTCCGGCTGGAGGTCGAGGAGACGATCGACCCGGTCGTGCGCGACCTGCTGGTGCGCGAGCTCGGCGTGAGTGAGAACGAGGTGTTCCCGCTGCCCGGGCCGCTGGACCTGACCGGCCTGCACGCGATCGCCGACATCGACCGCTCCGAGCTGAAGTTCCAGCCGTTCGTGCCCTCGACCCACCCGCACCTGGCCGAGGTGGAGAGCGCCAAGCCGGCCGACATCTTCGCTGCGGTGCGCCAGCGCGACGTCCTGCTGCACCACCCGTACGACTCGTTCTCCACCAGCGTGCAGGCGTTCATCGAGCAGGCCGCCGCCGACCCGAACGTACTGGCGATCAAGCAGACGCTGTATCGCACCAGCGGCGACTCCCCCATCGTCGACGCCCTGATCGACGCGGCCGAGGAGGGCAAGCAGGTCGTCGCGCTGGTCGAGCTGAAGGCCCGCTTCGACGAGCGCGCAAACATCGTCTGGGCCCGCAAGCTGGAGCAGGTCGGCTGCCACGTGGCCTACGGCCAGGTCGGCCTGAAGACCCACGCGAAGCTGGCGCTGGTGGTCCGCCAGGAGGGCGATCAGCTGCGCCGGTACTGCCACATCGGTACCGGCAACTACAACCCGCGGACCGCTCGGTCCTACGAGGACTTCGGTCTGCTGACCGCGGACCCGCTGATCGCGGAGGACGTCGCAAATCTGTTCAACGCGTTGAGCGGCTACTCCCGCGGGACGTCCTACCGGCGGCTGCTGGTCGCCCCGCACTCGGTGCGGGCCGGAATCGTCGAGCGCATCGAGGCCGAGATCGCCCACCACCGGGCCGGTCGGCGGGCGCACGTGCAGATCAAGTGCAACTCACTGGTCGACGAGGCGACCATCGACGCGCTCTACCGGGCCTCGATGGCCGGCGTCCCGGTCGACCTGTGGATCCGCGGCATCTGCGCGATCCGGCCCGGGGTCGCGGGACTGTCGGAGAACATCCGCGTCCGCAGCATCCTCGGGCGGTTCCTGGAGCACTCGCGGATCTTCGCCTTCGCCGGCGGCGGCCGCGCCGAGGTGTGGATCGGCAGCGCCGACATGATGCACCGCAACCTCGACCGCCGGGTCGAGACGCTGGTGCGGCTGGGCAGCCCGGACCACGTCGTGGAGCTCGCACAGCTGATGGCCACGGCCTTCTCCGACGAGGTCGCGGCGTGGCATCTGGGCTCGGACGGCAAGTGGACCCGCCGGCACATCGACGCCGAGGGCAACCCGTTGACCGACCTGCAGGACTACCTGATCCGGGTCAAGGCGCGGCGTCGCGCCACTCCGGCATGA
- a CDS encoding DUF47 family protein yields MALRFTPRKTSFYEMFAASAANLVVGVQLLTELLGSVPSERAEINERMKATEHATDEITHGIMREVNSSFVTPFDREDIYRLASSLDDVMDAIDAAVDLVVLYNIDELPAGLADQVEVLERAAEITAEAMPRLRAMKNMREYWIEINRLENAGDQIYRRLLARLYSGEYDALTVMKLKEVIDQLEAAADAFENVANTVESIAVKES; encoded by the coding sequence GTGGCTCTGCGGTTCACCCCGCGCAAGACGTCGTTCTACGAGATGTTCGCCGCCTCCGCGGCCAACCTCGTGGTCGGCGTACAGCTGCTGACGGAGCTTCTGGGGTCGGTGCCCTCGGAACGGGCCGAGATCAACGAGCGCATGAAGGCGACCGAACACGCCACCGACGAGATCACGCACGGCATCATGCGCGAGGTCAACTCCTCGTTCGTGACCCCGTTCGACCGCGAGGACATCTACCGCCTGGCCTCCAGCCTCGACGACGTCATGGACGCCATCGACGCCGCGGTCGACCTGGTCGTGCTCTACAACATCGACGAGCTGCCGGCCGGCCTGGCCGATCAGGTCGAGGTGTTGGAACGGGCCGCCGAGATCACCGCCGAAGCGATGCCCCGACTGCGCGCGATGAAGAACATGCGCGAGTACTGGATCGAGATAAACCGGCTGGAGAACGCCGGCGACCAGATCTACCGGCGCCTGCTGGCCCGGCTCTACAGCGGCGAGTACGACGCGTTGACGGTGATGAAGCTGAAGGAGGTCATCGACCAGCTCGAGGCCGCTGCCGACGCGTTCGAGAACGTCGCCAACACCGTCGAGAGCATCGCCGTGAAGGAAAGCTGA
- a CDS encoding O-methyltransferase → MTVSDVESARSALTDRFIAEDDVLRTARARALQLGVPVPSPTAGATLRFLAAVLDAHSVVEIGTGTGVSGVWLLRGMRADGVLTSVDGEPEHQRAARETFRAANVPANRTRLIAGHAAEVLPRLTDSGYDLMWINGDPTYYAEHLREAPRLLRAGGIVAFGEAFGGGALTDPAVRDPRTLALRDLSTALVESDQFAAVFLPIGGGILAATKRAPR, encoded by the coding sequence ATGACGGTGTCCGACGTCGAATCGGCGCGGTCGGCCCTCACCGACCGGTTCATCGCCGAGGACGACGTGCTGCGCACCGCCCGCGCCCGGGCTCTCCAGCTGGGCGTCCCGGTCCCCTCACCGACGGCCGGGGCGACGCTGCGTTTCCTGGCCGCGGTTCTCGATGCGCACTCGGTGGTCGAGATAGGCACCGGCACCGGGGTCTCCGGGGTCTGGTTGCTGCGCGGGATGCGCGCCGACGGGGTGCTGACCAGTGTCGACGGCGAACCCGAGCACCAGCGCGCAGCACGGGAGACCTTCCGCGCGGCCAACGTCCCGGCCAACCGCACGCGGCTGATCGCCGGTCACGCCGCCGAGGTGCTGCCGCGGCTGACCGACTCCGGGTACGACCTGATGTGGATCAACGGCGACCCGACCTACTACGCCGAGCACCTGCGGGAAGCCCCGAGACTGCTGCGGGCCGGCGGGATCGTGGCGTTCGGCGAGGCGTTCGGCGGCGGCGCGCTGACCGACCCGGCCGTTCGCGACCCGCGCACACTGGCGCTGCGCGACCTGTCCACGGCGTTGGTGGAGAGCGACCAGTTCGCTGCGGTGTTCCTACCGATCGGCGGGGGCATTCTGGCGGCCACCAAACGCGCCCCGCGCTGA
- the pstC gene encoding phosphate ABC transporter permease subunit PstC, which produces MADFATKAFGPAGGPAPAGTRGAVGVTSTGDRLFAGAAKGSGILVIALVAAVAAFLIKTAAPSLIHDHSSFLYSRDWDLTIGDLHFGIAGMIWTTVLVSTFAMALAVPVAVGIALFLTFWVPRRFASPLAAMIDLLAAVPSVVYGIWGIYILAPKLNGFSADIQKWFGWFPLFGAAGVSRGTVFVAGVVLAIMILPIITAISREVFAQVPKTQVEAALGLGATRWEMIRLAVLPFGRSGVVSGAMLGLGRALGETIAITLILSTPPVGSAFHPSLFAGGETFASKIANNAQEFDSPAKTGAFIAAGLILFMLTFIVNAAARAVVNRKTVK; this is translated from the coding sequence GTGGCTGATTTCGCGACGAAGGCTTTCGGCCCTGCGGGTGGCCCGGCTCCAGCCGGCACCCGTGGGGCCGTCGGCGTCACGTCCACGGGTGACCGCCTGTTCGCCGGGGCCGCAAAGGGCTCGGGGATCCTGGTCATCGCGCTGGTCGCGGCCGTCGCCGCCTTCCTGATCAAGACCGCGGCCCCGTCCCTGATCCACGACCACTCGTCGTTCCTCTACTCGCGCGACTGGGACCTCACCATCGGGGACCTGCACTTCGGGATCGCCGGGATGATCTGGACGACGGTGCTGGTCTCCACGTTCGCGATGGCGCTGGCCGTGCCGGTGGCCGTCGGGATCGCGCTGTTCCTGACCTTCTGGGTCCCGCGCCGGTTCGCCAGCCCGCTGGCGGCGATGATCGACCTGCTGGCCGCGGTGCCCTCGGTCGTCTACGGCATCTGGGGCATCTACATCCTGGCGCCGAAGCTGAACGGGTTCTCGGCCGACATCCAGAAGTGGTTCGGCTGGTTCCCGCTGTTCGGCGCCGCGGGGGTCTCCCGCGGAACCGTGTTCGTCGCGGGCGTGGTGCTGGCAATCATGATCCTGCCGATCATCACGGCGATCAGCCGTGAGGTCTTCGCCCAGGTGCCGAAGACGCAGGTGGAGGCCGCGCTGGGGCTCGGCGCCACCCGCTGGGAGATGATCCGCCTGGCGGTGCTGCCGTTCGGGCGCTCCGGTGTCGTCAGCGGCGCGATGCTCGGTCTGGGCCGGGCACTCGGCGAGACGATCGCGATCACCCTGATCCTGTCCACCCCGCCGGTGGGCTCGGCGTTCCACCCCTCGCTGTTCGCCGGCGGCGAGACCTTCGCCTCCAAGATCGCGAACAACGCGCAGGAGTTCGACTCCCCCGCGAAGACCGGCGCGTTCATCGCGGCCGGCCTGATCCTGTTCATGCTGACCTTCATCGTCAACGCGGCGGCGCGTGCCGTCGTCAATCGAAAGACGGTCAAATGA
- a CDS encoding zf-HC2 domain-containing protein → MTHLGHRLSGYLDGELPPATAELVAGHLLLCGQCRTAAKEQSRTKVDLRDLGGPAPSAGLLSSLLDMSGPFEPPTPTAWDRLPVAEVGRRRLAGAAPLFAAGVAGIAAISMASTVFTAAAPQRAHQVSRTTATGGRARSAPNAAHVGYNTVPASPTPTATPPAALTGSVRVPLAAAISLVRPG, encoded by the coding sequence GTGACCCACCTCGGACACCGCCTGTCCGGTTACCTGGACGGCGAACTGCCGCCCGCGACCGCCGAGCTGGTCGCCGGGCACCTGTTGTTGTGCGGCCAGTGCCGTACGGCCGCCAAGGAGCAGTCCCGCACCAAGGTCGATCTGCGCGATCTCGGCGGCCCGGCGCCCTCGGCCGGGCTGCTGAGCTCGCTGCTCGACATGTCCGGGCCCTTCGAGCCCCCGACCCCGACGGCCTGGGACCGGTTGCCCGTCGCCGAGGTCGGGCGGCGGCGGCTGGCCGGCGCGGCCCCGTTGTTCGCGGCCGGCGTCGCCGGGATCGCCGCGATCTCGATGGCCTCGACGGTGTTCACCGCCGCGGCCCCGCAGCGGGCGCATCAGGTCTCCCGCACCACAGCCACCGGCGGACGCGCCCGCTCGGCCCCGAACGCCGCCCACGTCGGGTACAACACCGTCCCGGCCTCGCCGACGCCGACCGCCACCCCGCCGGCGGCACTGACCGGCTCGGTACGAGTGCCGCTCGCCGCAGCGATTTCACTGGTACGTCCCGGCTGA
- the sigE gene encoding RNA polymerase sigma factor SigE, with translation MDTISAVGAAAATAASAPGATAPSDQETDQETDQETQWTAPSWDEIVRTHSARVYRLAYRLTGDRYDAEDLTQEVFVRVFRSLSGYRPGTFEGWLHRITTNLFLDQARRKRKIRFEGLDDDAHERIPGTEPTPEAAYEDHHLDADVQRALDELLPEFRAAVVLCDIEGLSYEEIAATLDIKLGTVRSRVHRGRARLRAALDDRAPVPVSAGAAP, from the coding sequence GTGGACACCATCTCGGCAGTAGGGGCGGCCGCTGCCACGGCCGCCTCGGCGCCTGGAGCGACCGCGCCGAGCGACCAGGAAACCGACCAGGAAACCGACCAGGAAACACAGTGGACTGCGCCGTCCTGGGACGAGATCGTCCGGACCCACTCGGCCCGGGTGTACCGGCTGGCCTACCGGCTGACCGGCGACCGGTACGACGCCGAGGACCTGACGCAGGAGGTGTTCGTGCGGGTGTTCCGATCGCTGTCCGGGTACCGGCCCGGCACGTTCGAGGGCTGGTTGCACCGGATAACCACGAACCTGTTCCTGGACCAGGCGCGCCGCAAGCGCAAGATCCGGTTCGAGGGCCTGGACGACGACGCGCACGAGCGGATCCCGGGCACCGAACCCACCCCGGAGGCGGCCTACGAGGACCATCACCTCGACGCCGACGTGCAGCGCGCCCTCGACGAACTGCTGCCGGAGTTCCGGGCGGCCGTGGTCCTGTGCGACATCGAAGGTCTGTCGTACGAGGAGATCGCGGCGACCCTCGACATCAAACTGGGCACCGTGCGCAGCCGGGTGCACCGCGGCCGGGCTCGGCTGCGCGCCGCGTTGGACGACCGCGCGCCGGTCCCCGTAAGCGCTGGAGCCGCACCGTGA
- a CDS encoding NUDIX hydrolase encodes MSGQPYPPGEVGEFGVDLTALLPAPFGTIQAAGGVLWRPAGRDRVQVALVHRPRYDDWSLPKGKLTAGEHPAAAAVREIVEETGQRCVLGRPLPTAEYLVEGVPKVVHYWAARAISGRFEPNDEVDAVVWFPPEEALRWLTRADDVAVLEGFLACPVATRALIVLRHGHALPRKAWRGPDLDRPLRPEGTDQASALVPVLEAFGPTRVLSSPARRCQDTVTPLSAALSRGPELLPGLAEGVGDAEFAAAVDRVLCATGQDSVVVCSHRPVLPRLLRALEAAGRGCLPREPLEPGEFLIFHAQDGVLLAGERHQV; translated from the coding sequence ATGTCCGGACAGCCCTACCCGCCAGGAGAAGTCGGTGAGTTCGGGGTGGATCTGACGGCGCTGCTCCCGGCCCCGTTCGGCACGATCCAGGCCGCCGGTGGCGTGCTCTGGCGGCCGGCCGGACGGGATCGGGTCCAGGTGGCCCTGGTGCACCGGCCGCGCTACGACGACTGGTCACTGCCCAAGGGGAAGCTGACCGCCGGGGAGCACCCCGCGGCTGCGGCGGTCCGCGAGATCGTCGAGGAGACGGGGCAGCGGTGCGTGCTCGGCCGCCCGCTGCCGACCGCCGAGTACCTCGTCGAAGGCGTGCCGAAGGTCGTGCACTACTGGGCCGCGCGCGCGATCTCCGGCCGGTTCGAGCCGAACGACGAGGTCGACGCGGTCGTCTGGTTCCCACCCGAGGAGGCGCTGCGCTGGTTGACGCGCGCCGACGACGTTGCCGTGCTCGAGGGATTCCTGGCCTGCCCGGTGGCGACCCGGGCACTGATCGTACTGCGCCACGGGCACGCACTGCCGCGCAAGGCGTGGCGCGGCCCGGACCTCGACCGCCCGTTGCGGCCCGAGGGCACCGACCAGGCGAGTGCTCTGGTGCCGGTGCTGGAAGCGTTCGGGCCGACCCGGGTGCTGAGCTCGCCCGCCCGCCGATGCCAGGACACGGTCACGCCGTTGTCCGCCGCGTTGAGCCGCGGACCGGAGCTGTTGCCCGGGCTGGCCGAGGGGGTGGGCGACGCGGAGTTCGCCGCCGCCGTCGACCGGGTCCTCTGCGCGACCGGCCAGGACTCGGTGGTCGTCTGCAGCCACCGCCCGGTGCTGCCCCGGCTGCTGCGGGCGCTGGAGGCGGCCGGGCGCGGGTGCCTGCCACGCGAGCCGTTGGAGCCCGGTGAGTTCCTGATCTTCCACGCACAGGACGGCGTACTGCTCGCAGGTGAGCGCCACCAGGTGTGA
- a CDS encoding inorganic phosphate transporter — MSTAVLVTLVALGFAYTNGFHDAANAIAVSISTRALTPRIALVIAAIMNFIGAFLGTKVASTVGKGIIETPSGNHGLVIVLSGLIGAIAWNLFTWYFGLPSSSSHALFGGLIGSAIAASNGVEWHGVWHKIVIPMMASPLVGFASAFLLMLAILWGFRNGKPGPLNRMFKYLSTASATAMALGHGIQDVQKTIGVIYLTLLTSHHLDAHSSIPAWVTASSAAAVSVGTYSGGWRVMRTLGRGIIDLDPARGFAAQTVASSVLYVTAYAYAAPISTTHTITASVMGAGATKRLNAVRWGTVGNILAGWVMTIPGSALVAAGSYAALHGLG, encoded by the coding sequence GTGTCGACCGCAGTCCTGGTCACGCTGGTCGCACTCGGATTCGCCTACACCAACGGCTTCCACGACGCCGCGAACGCGATCGCGGTGTCGATCTCCACCCGAGCCCTGACGCCCCGGATCGCTCTGGTGATCGCGGCGATCATGAACTTCATCGGCGCCTTCCTCGGGACGAAGGTCGCGTCCACCGTCGGCAAGGGGATCATCGAGACCCCGAGCGGGAACCACGGGTTGGTGATCGTGCTTTCGGGCCTGATCGGCGCGATCGCCTGGAACCTGTTCACCTGGTACTTCGGATTGCCCTCCTCGTCCTCCCACGCGCTGTTCGGCGGCCTGATCGGCTCGGCCATCGCTGCCTCGAACGGGGTCGAGTGGCACGGTGTCTGGCACAAGATCGTGATCCCGATGATGGCCTCACCGCTGGTCGGTTTCGCGTCGGCGTTCCTGCTGATGCTGGCGATCCTCTGGGGCTTCCGGAACGGCAAGCCCGGTCCGCTGAACCGCATGTTCAAGTACCTCTCGACGGCCTCGGCGACGGCGATGGCCCTGGGCCACGGGATTCAGGACGTCCAGAAGACGATCGGGGTCATCTACCTGACCCTGCTGACCAGCCACCACCTCGATGCGCATTCGTCGATCCCGGCCTGGGTCACCGCGTCATCCGCGGCGGCGGTCTCCGTCGGGACGTACTCCGGCGGCTGGCGGGTCATGCGCACGCTCGGTCGAGGCATCATCGACCTCGACCCGGCCCGCGGCTTTGCGGCGCAGACCGTCGCCTCCTCCGTCCTCTACGTGACGGCCTATGCCTACGCCGCCCCGATCTCGACGACCCACACGATCACCGCCTCAGTGATGGGCGCCGGGGCGACCAAGCGGCTGAACGCGGTCCGCTGGGGCACGGTCGGGAACATCCTGGCCGGCTGGGTGATGACGATCCCGGGTTCCGCCCTGGTGGCCGCGGGCAGTTACGCCGCCCTGCATGGCCTCGGCTGA